The nucleotide window TTGAGGTTCCTGAAGATGTGGTAGGGGAGGaagcagatggaaaagagaACCATCACGAGAATCACCAGTCCGATGCTCTTCTTCCTGAGGCTGGGGTCCATGCTGTCATTCCTGCAGAGCACAAACACCACGTGGCAGTAGCACCCGATGATGATGAGGAACGGGATGATGAACCCAGTCACGGTGACAGCAAAGGTGTAGGGCAGGTAAACATCCAGGTGCTCATCTCCTGTCGTGTCGTGGCAGTGCATCCCGCTGTGATCCATCTTGCTGAAGGCAAGATCAGGAGCTATCTGGGCAATGACCCACACCCAGACCACCACGCTGAGCCACACCGAAGAGGCTGCACCCTGGCACCTGCCACGTGCCTTCAGCGGGTGCACGATGCCCAGGTAGCGGTGGATGCTGATGCAGGTGAGGAAGCCGATGCTGGCGTAGAGGTTGAGGTGGAAGAGGCTGCGGGTGAGGCGGCACCAGGCCTGCCCGAAGAGCCACCTTCTGCCTCGCAGGTAGTAGCTGACGAGGAAGGGCAGTGTGCTGACGTAGAGCAGGTCAGCCAGCCCCAGGTTGCCCACCAGCAGGCTGAGGGGCTGGCGGGCGGTCTCCCGGGGCCCTGTGAAGAggtgccacagccccagcccgttccccagcagccccagggggATCACGGTCAGGTACACGGAGGGCAGGAAGCGCTGGGCGAAGGCGGAATCCACGGGGCAAGGAGCCCCACTGCCATTGCCGGGCCACGTGGAGACAGCCTCCGTAGCCATGGGGCGCCGCGGCGGCCCTGCCCGGGGTGGCAGCGGGTGGCGGCCGGTGGCAGTGCCCGGAGGCGCCGGTGCCAGCCTCTGGCACGGGCTGCGGCTCCCCTCACCTCTCCGCTCCTGCTGAGCCCGGCCTGGGACTGCAGGGCGCTGCACTTTCCCCCGGGGCACGGGGAGGATGTGCCGAAGGcagccccggcggggcggcTTCCGCCACTCCCTCGGCGCCTCCCCCCAGCCCACTCGGGACACCCTGAGCCGGGCATCGGGGACACGCAGCCCCTCGGCTATTTTGGGTGCTGGGACTGcctggagggagcaggaggcagggaggggcgGAGGGGCTCTGCCGCGGAGCGGCTGGGAGATGTCTGAGGAGCGGAGCCAAAGCTTTCACCCCGTTTCGGTTCTGTCCCACTTGCGGTGAGGGGAAACCTTCCAGTTTTCCAGACCTGGAAGCCTGCACCCCATGAGCCGCCCTCACTGCTACTCCTGACAGCCCTTCTCCTGGCTCCAACGCCTAGAAATACCGGGAGCAGAGGTAAGGAGGAGACTGGCAGTGTTCCATGGGGCTCGTGCTGC belongs to Corvus moneduloides isolate bCorMon1 chromosome 17, bCorMon1.pri, whole genome shotgun sequence and includes:
- the LOC116452508 gene encoding P2Y purinoceptor 1-like, coding for MATEAVSTWPGNGSGAPCPVDSAFAQRFLPSVYLTVIPLGLLGNGLGLWHLFTGPRETARQPLSLLVGNLGLADLLYVSTLPFLVSYYLRGRRWLFGQAWCRLTRSLFHLNLYASIGFLTCISIHRYLGIVHPLKARGRCQGAASSVWLSVVVWVWVIAQIAPDLAFSKMDHSGMHCHDTTGDEHLDVYLPYTFAVTVTGFIIPFLIIIGCYCHVVFVLCRNDSMDPSLRKKSIGLVILVMVLFSICFLPYHIFRNLNLLFRRWKLQGSCTQALKDVYISYQVTRGLASLNSALNPLLYVITSKDWRSRMRTIHQSARRCLRPPFQSKTSYQASEKKRSTILCKGEASDEL